The following coding sequences are from one Nicotiana tomentosiformis chromosome 3, ASM39032v3, whole genome shotgun sequence window:
- the LOC104084998 gene encoding T-complex protein 1 subunit delta produces the protein MASSAAVSAPRAAPSSKTETFVDNKRKDDIRMANIAAAQAVANAVRTSLGPKGMDKMISTANGEVIITNDGATILNKMEVLQPAAKFLVELSKSQDVVAGDGTTTVVVIAGALLKQCLSLLSAGIHPTVISDSLHKVSTKAVEVLTAMAIPLELTDRDSLVKSASTALNSKVVSQYSTLLAPLAVDSVLSVVDPAKPEVVDLRDIKIVKKLGGTVDDTELVKGLVFDKKVSHASGGLTRVEKAKIAVIQFQISPPKTDIEQSIVVSDYTQMDRILKEERNYILGMIKKIKATGCNVLLIQKSILRDAVTELSLHYLAKAKIMVIKDVERDEIEFITKTLNCLPIANIDHFRAEKLGFADLVEEISLGDGGKIVKITGIQDMGRTTSVLVRGSNQLVLDEAERSLHDALCVVRCLVSKRFLIAGGGAPEIELSRQLGAWAKVLQGMEGYCVRSFAEALEVVPYTLAENAGLNPIAIVTELRNRHAQGEINTGINVRKGQITNILEENVVQPLLVSTSAISLATECVRMILKIDDIVTVR, from the coding sequence ATGGCATCTTCAGCGGCAGTTTCGGCACCCCGCGCCGCTCCTTCATCTAAAACCGAGACGTTCGTCGACAATAAGCGTAAGGACGACATCCGCATGGCCAACATTGCCGCCGCACAGGCCGTAGCCAACGCCGTCCGTACAAGTCTCGGACCTAAAGGAATGGACAAGATGATCTCTACAGCAAACGGAGAAGTTATTATCACCAACGATGGAGCCACTATTTTGAACAAAATGGAGGTCCTTCAACCTGCCGCTAAGTTCCTCGTTGAGCTTTCCAAGTCACAAGACGTTGTCGCCGGAGACGGAACCACCACCGTCGTTGTTATCGCCGGTGCATTGCTCAAACAGTGCCTTTCTCTTCTCTCCGCCGGTATTCACCCAACTGTCATTTCCGATTCCTTGCACAAGGTGTCTACGAAGGCTGTTGAGGTTCTCACAGCCATGGCCATTCCACTTGAGCTCACTGACCGTGATTCCCTCGTGAAATCAGCGAGCACGGCCCTTAACAGTAAGGTAGTATCGCAGTACTCTACTCTTTTAGCTCCTTTAGCTGTTGATTCTGTGCTTTCTGTTGTGGACCCTGCAAAACCTGAAGTCGTTGATCTAAGAGACATTAAAATTGTTAAGAAATTGGGTGGTACTGTTGATGATACAGAGTTGGTAAAAGGTTTAGTTTTTGACAAGAAGGTCAGTCATGCCTCGGGCGGTCTCACGCGTGTTGAGAAAGCTAAAATTGCTGTGATTCAGTTCCAAATTTCACCTCCAAAAACTGATATTGAGCAGAGCATAGTGGTTTCTGATTATACTCAGATGGATAGGATTTTGAAAGAAGAGAGGAATTACATTTTGGGCATGATTAAGAAGATTAAGGCGACTGGGTGTAACGTTTTGTTGATTCAGAAGAGTATTCTGAGGGATGCAGTGACTGAATTGTCTCTGCATTATTTGGCAAAGGCTAAGATTATGGTGATTAAAGATGTTGAGAGGGATGAAATTGAGTTCATTACCAAGACCTTAAATTGTCTGCCTATTGCCAATATTGATCATTTCAGGGCGGAGAAACTCGGATTTGCTGATTTGGTTGAGGAGATATCTCTTGGGGATGGTGGCAAGATCGTGAAGATCACAGGGATTCAGGATATGGGCAGGACCACTTCTGTGCTGGTTCGTGGGTCAAACCAACTGGTCCTTGATgaggcagaaaggagtttgcatGATGCGTTGTGTGTTGTAAGATGTTTGGTGAGCAAGAGGTTTTTGATTGCAGGTGGAGGGGCACCTGAGATTGAACTTTCTAGGCAGTTGGGTGCATGGGCAAAGGTTCTACAGGGAATGGAAGGGTATTGTGTGAGGTCATTTGCTGAAGCTCTCGAAGTCGTACCGTATACTTTGGCTGAGAATGCTGGGTTGAACCCAATTGCGATTGTGACTGAGTTGAGGAACAGGCATGCACAGGGAGAGATCAACACGGGGATCAATGTGAGGAAGGGACAGATCACTAACATCTTGGAGGAGAATGTGGTGCAGCCACTGCTGGTGAGCACAAGTGCAATTAGCTTGGCCACTGAATGTGTGCGGATGATTTTGAAGATTGATGACATAGTTACGGTGAGGTAG